The stretch of DNA CCTCCAGCGCGTCCTCCAATCCTTCCTCGTCCTTCTGGTCGTGGGCCTCGTCGCCTTCTCCATGTTCCGCTTTGTCGGTGATCCCATCGACAACATGCTGGGGCAGGAACGGACCATCGAAGACGTCGAACGGCTGCGCGCGCAGCTTGGCCTCGATCAGCCATTCGTCGTGCAGTACTACCGGTTTCTCGAAGGTGCCGTGCAGGGCAATTTCGGCGTCAGCTACCGCCAGGGCCGCCCCGTCTCCGACATTCTGCTGGAACGCGCACCTGCCACGCTGGAACTGGCAGCGGTCTCGGGGGTCCTCGCCATCTCTCTTGGCATCGCTCTGGGCGTCTTCACCGCCATCCGACGAAACGGGCTCTGGGCCAACGTGATCATGTCCGCCTCGCTCATCGGGGTCTCCCTGCCCACCTTCCTGATCGGCATCCTGCTCATCTACCTGTTCTCGGTCGAACTGGGCTGGCTGCCAAGTTTCGGCAGGGGCGAGACCGTGAGGATAGGCAACTGGACCACCGGGTTCCTGACCGCAAGCGGGTTACAGGCGCTGATCCTGCCCGCAATCACCCTCGGCCTCTACCAGATGACACTGATCATGCGGCTGGTACGGTCCGAGATGCTGGAAGTCCTGCGCCAAGACTACATCCGCTTTGCCCGCGCCCGCGGCCTCAAGGAACGCGCCATCAATTTCCGCCACGCGCTCAAAAACACGCTGGTCCCGGTGATCACGGTCACCGGCCTGCAACTGGGCAGCATCATCGCCTTCGCCATCATCACCGAAACGGTGTTCCAATGGCCGGGCGTCGGCCTTCTGTTCATCAACGCCATCCAGTTTGTCGATATCCCGGTCATGGCCGCCTACCTGATGCTGATCTCGGTCATGTTCGTGGGAATCAACCTGATTGTGGACCTGCTTTATTTCGCCATCGACCCGCGCCTGCGCGTCGACCGGGCCGGAGGACACTAAGATGACCGACACAGCCCAAACCCAGACACCCGCCAAGGCCCCCACCCGCCTGCAACGCTGGGCCGACAGCGACTTCTACTACCAGTTCAAACGCTCACCCGTGGCCATCGTCAGCTTTGCCGTGGCGCTCCTGCTGGTCCTCAGCGCAATCTTTGCTCCGCTCATCGCCCCCTTCAACCCGTTCGACCCGGCCTCTCTCAACCTGATGAACGGCTTTTCCCGCCCCATGACGCCCAACGCCTTCACCGGCGACAGCTTCTGGCTGGGCACCGATGACCAGGGGCGCGATGTCTTCTCGACCATCCTCTACGGCATGCGCATCTCGCTCTTTGTCGGCGTCGCCGCCGTGCTCTTTGCCATGGTGCTGGGCATCACACTGGGACTGCTCGCAGGCTATGTCGGTGGCTGGACCGAGACCATCATCATGCGCATCGCTGACGTGCAGCTGACGTTTCCCAGCATCCTCGTCGCCATGCTGATCTTCGGCATCGCCAAAGGCGTCACCCCCATCGAGTACCGCGACCAGATGGCGATCTGGGTCCTGATCATCGCCATCGGCCTATCCGACTGGGTCCAATTCGCCCGCGTCGTCCGCGGTGCCACGCTGGTGGAAAAGAACAAGGAATACGTCCAGGCCGCCCGCCTGATCGGGCGCTCGGGGCCCGCGATCATGGTGCAACACATCCTGCCCAATGTCCTCTCGCCCGTCCTAGTGATCGCCACAATCTCGCTCGCACTCGCCATCATCGCCGAAGCCACGCTCAGCTTCCTAGGCGTCGGCGCCCCGCCCACGCAACCGTCCCTCGGCACGCTCATCCGCATCGGCCAGGGCTTCCTCTTCTCCGGCGAATGGTGGATCCTCTTCTTCCCCGCCTGCACGCTCCTGGCGCTGGCACTGAGCGTCAACCTGCTGGGCGACTGGCTGCGGGACGCGTTGAACCCGAGGTTGCGGTGATGAAATCTTTAGTCCCATTCCTTATCGCTGCCGCAGGCGTAACGAAGGTGCAGGCTTTTTGCTTCGAACCAAAAATGCATGAATCGCCTCCAGACTTTTACTTCGTCAGCAAACCATCAGCGCCTTACTGTTTGTCCGGGTACAGGTACTCTGGGACACATACTTGCAATGACTGGGAAATCGACAGCTATCTAAGCGATGTTGATCGGCATTTGGCCGAACTGAACGCCTACGTCGATGAGTATTTGGCCTTCGCAAATGAAGCGGCGGCAAAATACGAAGAAGCCGTTGAGTTTGCTCAGTGTTCGGCACAAGCAGCAACGGAGGAATTGCGATAACCTCCCTCGTCAACACATCCGAGCGCTCGGCGACTTACGATATTTGCTGCGGCACAACTGTTATGTCGCTAAAGGCATACTCCCCCGCCCCCGTGCACCACTCGGCCCCCACCGCCAACCAATGCACGTCGCCATCGGGCAAATGCACCACCACACGCCCGTCTTCCACGGTCAGGTTGTTCATCGACACAAGGCTCAAAAGCAAGCCGAACGACTGGGCTGTCAAACACATCTCAAATACTCCTGTCTTAGCGGCCCGTCTCGGGGCCGTATTGGGGATCAATCTGCGCAAGGAAGGACGCGGGCGTTTCATGCGGCGCGCCTGTGCACCACTCGTTGACCACGTAATGCCAATGCACATCGCCATCCGTGGCATGAACGGTAATCGTCTGGGCATCGCCACTGACCAGCGCCATCCCCAGAATATTCAGAAAGGCGGCCAGGCTCGCAGTCGTCATGCACATGGGCGTTCTCCTCGCGCTGCGCGGTTGCCCTCCCTGTCGTACTATGGCTCCACCATGCCGCGCCCCAAGCGACCCACCAACACAATTCATGCCGCAGCGCAGCAAAAATGCTGCGTGCGCAAAATCACGCCCAATTCCTGTGCAATTGCCGGGACAGAGAGCAGGCACCCATGACCACCTCCCTCCTCGACATCTCCGACCTCTCGGTCCACTACCCCACGCGCAAGGGCACGTTCGTCGCCGTCAACGGCGCCGACCTCACAGTGGCCCCCGGTGAAATCCACGGCCTCGTGGGCGAATCCGGTGCCGGGAAATCCACCATAGGCGCTGCCGTCATGGGCCTCATCGACCCGCCTGGCCACATCGCCGACGGCACCGTCAGCTTCCGGGGGGACACCATCTCCGGCCGCGACGCCTCAGCCATGCGCGCGCTGCGGGGCGCCAAGATCTCGATGATCTTCCAGGACCCGCTCACCTCCCTCAACCCACTCCTCACGGTCGAGGATCAACTGGTCGAAACCATCGAGGCGCACCTCAAGCTCGGCGACAAAGCCGCCAAAGCACGCGCCGTCGATCTGCTCGACCGCGTCGGCATCCCCGACCCCGCCGAACGCGTCAAACAATACCCCCACCAGTTCTCCGGCGGCATGCGGCAACGCGTGGTGATCGCCCTTGCGCTGTGTTCCGAACCCGATGTCATCATCGCGGACGAACCCACCACGGCACTCGACGTCTCGATCCAGGCGCAAATCCTCGACCTGATCAAGGAACTGGCCCGAGAACGGCAAGTGGGCGTGATCCTCATCACCCACGACATGGGCGTGATCGCCGACACCACGGACCGGGTGACCGTCATGTACCAGGGCGCCGTTGTTGAAACGGGCACCACAGCCCAAGTCATGGGCGCCCCCGAACACACCTACACCAAATCGCTCATCGCCGCCGTCCCCCGCGCCACGCTCAAGGTCCACCGCTTCCCGCAGCTCTCCTATGGTGGGCGCGACACACGGTTTGCCATCGAAGACCTCGCGCGCAACTGGCCGACGCCCCCCAAATCCAAGACGGGCACGCTGGTGCAGGTGGACGGCATCACCAAGGAATTCACCCAACGCGGCTCCATCATCCCCGCCTGGCGCAAGATGTTCACCGCCGTGGACAAGGTCAGCTTCGATATCCGCGAGGGCGAGGTGTTCGGCCTCGTGGGCGAGAGCGGATCAGGCAAATCCACCGTCGCCCGCATGATCGCCACGCTCTACGACACCGATGGCGGGCACATCTATTTCGACGACACCGACATCACGCAACTCGCCTCACGCGCGGAACGCGATGCCTACCGCCGCCAGATCCAGATGATCTTCCAGGACCCGTTTTCATCCCTCAACCCCCGCATGCGCGTGGACGCCATCGTGGCCGAACCCGTCCTGCACCACAAACTCCTGACAGGCAGCGCCGTCCAGACCCGCGTCGACGAATTGCTGGACCGCGTGGGCCTCGGGTCCGAGGCAGGCCGCAAATACCCGCACGAATTCTCGGGCGGCCAGCGTCAACGCATCTCCATCGCCCGTGCGCTCGCTACGCAACCGCGCTTCCTTATCTGCGATGAACCCACCTCCGCCCTCGACGTCTCCATCCAGGCGCAGGTGCTGAACATCCTCAAGGACCTGCAGGAGCATCTCGGCCTCACCATGCTGTTCATTAGCCACGACCTGCCCGTCGTCCGGCAAATGTGCGACCGCGTCGGCGTCATGCGCCAGGGCCAGATGGTCGAGGTGGCTGACACCGAACAGCTCTTCGCAGCCCCCAAAGCCGACTATACCAAAGAGCTCCTCAACCTCATGCCCAAACTCGAAGGGCTTTCAACCGAAGGGCTCGAAAACGCCTGACTGCTTCTTCTCTTTGACAAATACGGTCGGGGGAGCTCGAGGGGGCAGACAGCCCCCTCGTCAGCAAAAATGAATCGCGTGCGCGCCAGCGCTCATTTGCGTCACCGCTCCATCTTCAGCGACAACGCCCAGGCCAAACCGGTCAACACCACCAGCACGACTACGGACACAGCCCAGCCCTGCGCCACGAACACCTGCCCGATCACAAACGCACCGGCAATGCCGCCCAGATAGTAGCTCGCCAGATACAGGCCATTGGCCGCCGCCGGATCACTGCGCGCCGTGCGACCCACATAGCTGGTGGCCACAGACTGGGCAAAGAACAACCCCGCCCCCACCAGCGCCAGCCCGGCCAGAAACACGGCCAGCACAGGCACCAACAACAACAGCAGCCCCAGCACGGACACAGCCATCGCGACATGAAAACTGGTGCGCGCCCCGTGTCGCGCCACGGACGCGGCGGCCAAAGGGGTCGTCAGAATGGCAGGGGCAAAGACGAAATAGACCACCCCGATCATCGCCTGCGGCAGATCAAACGGCGCCTGCGCCAGCACGAAATTGGCATAGGTGAAGGTGGCCACGAACACGAACAGCAGGACAAACCCGATCCCGACCATCGCCAC from Tateyamaria omphalii encodes:
- a CDS encoding ABC transporter permease, producing MLSFILQRVLQSFLVLLVVGLVAFSMFRFVGDPIDNMLGQERTIEDVERLRAQLGLDQPFVVQYYRFLEGAVQGNFGVSYRQGRPVSDILLERAPATLELAAVSGVLAISLGIALGVFTAIRRNGLWANVIMSASLIGVSLPTFLIGILLIYLFSVELGWLPSFGRGETVRIGNWTTGFLTASGLQALILPAITLGLYQMTLIMRLVRSEMLEVLRQDYIRFARARGLKERAINFRHALKNTLVPVITVTGLQLGSIIAFAIITETVFQWPGVGLLFINAIQFVDIPVMAAYLMLISVMFVGINLIVDLLYFAIDPRLRVDRAGGH
- a CDS encoding ABC transporter permease → MTDTAQTQTPAKAPTRLQRWADSDFYYQFKRSPVAIVSFAVALLLVLSAIFAPLIAPFNPFDPASLNLMNGFSRPMTPNAFTGDSFWLGTDDQGRDVFSTILYGMRISLFVGVAAVLFAMVLGITLGLLAGYVGGWTETIIMRIADVQLTFPSILVAMLIFGIAKGVTPIEYRDQMAIWVLIIAIGLSDWVQFARVVRGATLVEKNKEYVQAARLIGRSGPAIMVQHILPNVLSPVLVIATISLALAIIAEATLSFLGVGAPPTQPSLGTLIRIGQGFLFSGEWWILFFPACTLLALALSVNLLGDWLRDALNPRLR
- a CDS encoding ABC transporter ATP-binding protein, translating into MTTSLLDISDLSVHYPTRKGTFVAVNGADLTVAPGEIHGLVGESGAGKSTIGAAVMGLIDPPGHIADGTVSFRGDTISGRDASAMRALRGAKISMIFQDPLTSLNPLLTVEDQLVETIEAHLKLGDKAAKARAVDLLDRVGIPDPAERVKQYPHQFSGGMRQRVVIALALCSEPDVIIADEPTTALDVSIQAQILDLIKELARERQVGVILITHDMGVIADTTDRVTVMYQGAVVETGTTAQVMGAPEHTYTKSLIAAVPRATLKVHRFPQLSYGGRDTRFAIEDLARNWPTPPKSKTGTLVQVDGITKEFTQRGSIIPAWRKMFTAVDKVSFDIREGEVFGLVGESGSGKSTVARMIATLYDTDGGHIYFDDTDITQLASRAERDAYRRQIQMIFQDPFSSLNPRMRVDAIVAEPVLHHKLLTGSAVQTRVDELLDRVGLGSEAGRKYPHEFSGGQRQRISIARALATQPRFLICDEPTSALDVSIQAQVLNILKDLQEHLGLTMLFISHDLPVVRQMCDRVGVMRQGQMVEVADTEQLFAAPKADYTKELLNLMPKLEGLSTEGLENA